From one Musa acuminata AAA Group cultivar baxijiao chromosome BXJ2-6, Cavendish_Baxijiao_AAA, whole genome shotgun sequence genomic stretch:
- the LOC135615323 gene encoding uncharacterized protein LOC135615323 isoform X1: protein MQDMNAYSIKTSTCLHFPLRMALVLFVTMFGAYTCYICLNQISVERSKSMLFGTIVTRNQCEIHAIPPEEIPYVHFPQPKTYSRDECSCTPVRFFVILSMQRSGSGWFETLLNSHPNISSNGEIFSAARRRNNISTIINTLDKLYSLDWFSSAAKNECVAAVGFKWMLNQGVMDHHKEILDYFKLKHVSIIFLFRRNILRRLISLLANDYDRYAKQLNGIHKSHVHSTEEAEVLARFKPTINVAVLMANFSYVERTIADCLHFFSSMRHIVLYYEEIIGNQNALSHVQEFLSVPERKLVSRQVKIHTRPLPEQVTNWEDVSKMLNGTRYEHFLGHSDYGG from the exons ATGCAAGACATG AATGCATATTCAATTAAGACTTCAACATGTTTACATTTTCCACTTAGGATGGCTCTTGTCCTCTTTGTCACAATGTTTGGTGCCTATACCTGCTACATCTGTTTGAATCAGATTTCTGTTGAAAGATCAAAGAGTATGCTATTTGGTACCATAGTTACACGAAATCAATGCGAGATTCATGCCATCCCACCTGAGGAGATCCCTTATGTGCATTTTCCACAACCAAAAACTTATAGCAG GGATGAATGCTCATGCACTCCTGTAAGGTTCTTTGTTATTTTGTCCATGCAAAGATCCGGCAGTGGGTGGTTTGAGACATTGCTAAACAGCCATCCAAATATCAGCTCAAATGGGGAGATTTTTTCTGCcgcaagaagaagaaataatatctCAACCATTATAAACACATTAGATAAATTGTATTCCTTGGACTGGTTTAGTAGTGCTGCAAAAAATGAATGTGTTGCTGCAGTGGGATTTAAGTGGATGCTGAATCAG GGAGTCATGGATCATCACAAAGAGATACTTGATTATTTCAAGTTGAAGCATGTTTCTATCATTTTTCTTTTTCGGAGGAACATCTTACGAAGGCTTATTTCTTTGCTCGCTAATGATTACGATAGATATGCAAAGCAGCTAAATGGTATTCACAAATCACATGTTCATTCAACAGAAGAG GCTGAGGTTCTGGCACGATTCAAGCCCACAATCAATGTGGCAGTTCTGATGGCCAATTTCAGCTATGTTGAGAGGACGATAGCCGATTGCCTGCATTTCTTTAGCAGCATGCGCCACATTGTATTGTATTACGAAGAGATCATCGGCAATCAAAAT GCTTTATCTCATGTACAAGAATTTCTCAGTGTTCCTGAGAGGAAATTAGTGAGTCGGCAAGTGAAGATTCACACCAGGCCCCTACCAGAGCAAGTTACAAACTGGGAAGATGTTTCCAAGATGCTCAATGGGACACGGTATGAGCATTTTCTTGGGCATTCTGATTATGGTGGATAA
- the LOC135615323 gene encoding uncharacterized protein LOC135615323 isoform X2 gives MALVLFVTMFGAYTCYICLNQISVERSKSMLFGTIVTRNQCEIHAIPPEEIPYVHFPQPKTYSRDECSCTPVRFFVILSMQRSGSGWFETLLNSHPNISSNGEIFSAARRRNNISTIINTLDKLYSLDWFSSAAKNECVAAVGFKWMLNQGVMDHHKEILDYFKLKHVSIIFLFRRNILRRLISLLANDYDRYAKQLNGIHKSHVHSTEEAEVLARFKPTINVAVLMANFSYVERTIADCLHFFSSMRHIVLYYEEIIGNQNALSHVQEFLSVPERKLVSRQVKIHTRPLPEQVTNWEDVSKMLNGTRYEHFLGHSDYGG, from the exons ATGGCTCTTGTCCTCTTTGTCACAATGTTTGGTGCCTATACCTGCTACATCTGTTTGAATCAGATTTCTGTTGAAAGATCAAAGAGTATGCTATTTGGTACCATAGTTACACGAAATCAATGCGAGATTCATGCCATCCCACCTGAGGAGATCCCTTATGTGCATTTTCCACAACCAAAAACTTATAGCAG GGATGAATGCTCATGCACTCCTGTAAGGTTCTTTGTTATTTTGTCCATGCAAAGATCCGGCAGTGGGTGGTTTGAGACATTGCTAAACAGCCATCCAAATATCAGCTCAAATGGGGAGATTTTTTCTGCcgcaagaagaagaaataatatctCAACCATTATAAACACATTAGATAAATTGTATTCCTTGGACTGGTTTAGTAGTGCTGCAAAAAATGAATGTGTTGCTGCAGTGGGATTTAAGTGGATGCTGAATCAG GGAGTCATGGATCATCACAAAGAGATACTTGATTATTTCAAGTTGAAGCATGTTTCTATCATTTTTCTTTTTCGGAGGAACATCTTACGAAGGCTTATTTCTTTGCTCGCTAATGATTACGATAGATATGCAAAGCAGCTAAATGGTATTCACAAATCACATGTTCATTCAACAGAAGAG GCTGAGGTTCTGGCACGATTCAAGCCCACAATCAATGTGGCAGTTCTGATGGCCAATTTCAGCTATGTTGAGAGGACGATAGCCGATTGCCTGCATTTCTTTAGCAGCATGCGCCACATTGTATTGTATTACGAAGAGATCATCGGCAATCAAAAT GCTTTATCTCATGTACAAGAATTTCTCAGTGTTCCTGAGAGGAAATTAGTGAGTCGGCAAGTGAAGATTCACACCAGGCCCCTACCAGAGCAAGTTACAAACTGGGAAGATGTTTCCAAGATGCTCAATGGGACACGGTATGAGCATTTTCTTGGGCATTCTGATTATGGTGGATAA